From the genome of Streptomyces sp. NBC_01116, one region includes:
- a CDS encoding RNA polymerase sigma factor SigF, whose product MSIPTGTTVATAARRADAATPAASTAGLPQIEDPRKVAPKDARALGALFFEQLQFLEEGTHEYQYARNTLIEMNLSLVHFAAKRFRNRGSGEMEDIVQVGTIGLIKAIDRFELSREVEFTSFAIPYIVGEIKRFFRDSTWAVHVPRRLQELRVTLAKAKEDLNGRLDRDPTVAELAAHLDLTDEEVIEGLIASNGYTAGSLDLPIGTEQNSAETITYGDIKGDLDPAMELFEDLHALAPLLEDLDDRDREIVAMRFGQEMTQAQIGERLGISQMHVSRLLNRTLTQLRKNMLTQN is encoded by the coding sequence ATGTCGATACCCACGGGAACCACGGTCGCCACCGCCGCCCGCCGAGCCGATGCCGCTACCCCTGCCGCCAGTACTGCGGGCCTTCCGCAGATTGAGGACCCCCGGAAGGTGGCTCCGAAGGACGCCCGTGCTCTGGGCGCGTTGTTCTTCGAGCAGTTGCAGTTTCTGGAGGAGGGCACGCACGAGTATCAGTACGCGCGGAACACGTTGATCGAGATGAACCTGTCGTTGGTGCATTTCGCGGCGAAGCGGTTCCGCAACCGTGGCAGCGGTGAGATGGAGGACATCGTCCAGGTCGGTACGATCGGTCTGATCAAGGCGATCGACCGGTTCGAGCTGAGCCGCGAGGTCGAGTTCACCTCCTTCGCGATCCCCTACATCGTGGGCGAGATCAAGCGGTTCTTCCGCGATTCCACCTGGGCCGTCCACGTGCCCCGCCGACTCCAGGAACTCCGCGTCACCCTCGCGAAGGCGAAGGAAGACCTCAACGGCCGACTCGACCGTGACCCCACGGTCGCCGAACTCGCCGCGCACCTGGACCTCACCGACGAAGAGGTCATCGAGGGCCTCATCGCCTCCAACGGGTACACCGCCGGCTCCCTCGACTTGCCCATCGGCACCGAACAGAACAGCGCCGAGACCATCACCTACGGAGACATCAAGGGTGATCTCGACCCCGCCATGGAACTGTTCGAGGACCTCCACGCCCTGGCCCCGCTCCTGGAGGACCTCGACGACCGTGACCGCGAGATCGTGGCCATGCGCTTCGGACAGGAAATGACCCAGGCCCAGATCGGCGAGCGCCTCGGCATATCCCAGATGCACGTCTCCCGGCTCCTGAACCGCACCCTCACCCAGCTTCGCAAGAACATGCTCACCCAGAACTGA
- a CDS encoding VOC family protein, protein MSGPDERQHVPVQGAPCWVNLMVADLDVARAFYGEVLGWQFRSSSLDDQFLVATAGGDPVAGLAARRPGLTSASVWTPYFAVRDADATAARIRERGATVAVGPMAFGDGRAGLAADRDGAMFGFWEGYTLAWLPGEGRAPTRLDLQTRDVFEAAVFYGEILGWAAEEDIDMDYRKDHVLVKLKDRVILSLRGGGVQTSPLAHLRPRWLVNFAVDDVERAVSATMRAGGSKPQTPPTAWAAKGFSRTLQDPDGGLFTLAHREP, encoded by the coding sequence GTGTCTGGGCCGGATGAGCGGCAGCATGTGCCGGTGCAGGGTGCTCCGTGCTGGGTCAACCTCATGGTCGCTGATCTGGATGTGGCCAGAGCCTTCTACGGGGAGGTTCTCGGCTGGCAGTTCCGGTCCAGTTCGCTGGATGACCAGTTCCTTGTGGCGACGGCCGGCGGGGATCCGGTGGCGGGGCTCGCAGCCCGCAGGCCCGGGCTGACGTCGGCTTCGGTGTGGACGCCGTACTTCGCTGTCCGGGATGCCGACGCCACGGCCGCGCGGATCCGTGAGCGCGGTGCCACCGTGGCGGTTGGTCCGATGGCCTTCGGCGATGGTCGTGCCGGCTTGGCGGCGGACCGGGACGGGGCGATGTTCGGGTTCTGGGAGGGCTACACACTGGCCTGGTTGCCAGGAGAGGGCCGGGCTCCCACCCGGCTCGATCTGCAGACGCGCGACGTGTTCGAGGCCGCGGTGTTCTACGGGGAAATCCTCGGCTGGGCCGCGGAGGAAGACATCGACATGGACTACCGGAAAGATCATGTGCTGGTGAAACTGAAGGACAGAGTGATCCTGTCTCTGCGGGGCGGTGGTGTGCAGACCTCCCCTCTGGCTCATCTGCGACCCCGCTGGCTGGTGAACTTCGCCGTGGACGACGTCGAGCGGGCTGTGTCCGCGACCATGAGGGCAGGAGGCAGCAAACCCCAGACTCCACCTACTGCCTGGGCCGCCAAGGGCTTCTCCCGAACTCTCCAGGACCCCGACGGCGGCCTGTTCACCCTTGCCCACCGCGAGCCCTGA
- a CDS encoding SigB/SigF/SigG family RNA polymerase sigma factor, with protein MAVESQYPEDLDTHARLSRLAGLPEGPEREQIRREIICAWLPVAHRLALRYRDRGETLEDLRQVAAVGLVNAVDRYDPALGGAFLPFAMPTIVGEIKRHFRDRMWSVHVPRRVQNLRNVVRRATADLAAEGRPVSLARLAEHTGLTEEEVQRGNEALHGFRAISLDASLPAEGATLCLGDTLGADDDALDLVLDREAAKAGISSLPEREKRVLFLRFFAGMTQSAIAAELGISQMHVSRLIAESCRRIREDAKGRDS; from the coding sequence GTGGCCGTGGAAAGCCAATACCCCGAGGACCTCGACACGCACGCCCGGCTCAGCCGGCTGGCGGGCCTTCCCGAGGGGCCCGAGCGGGAACAAATCCGCAGGGAGATCATCTGTGCCTGGCTTCCCGTGGCCCATCGTCTGGCCCTCCGCTACCGCGACCGCGGTGAGACGCTCGAAGACCTGCGACAGGTCGCGGCGGTCGGCCTGGTGAATGCCGTGGACCGGTACGATCCGGCTCTCGGCGGCGCCTTTCTCCCGTTCGCCATGCCGACCATCGTCGGTGAGATCAAGCGGCACTTCCGGGACCGCATGTGGTCCGTGCACGTCCCTCGCCGCGTCCAGAACCTTCGCAACGTCGTGCGCCGGGCCACCGCCGACCTCGCAGCCGAGGGCAGGCCCGTGTCCCTCGCCCGGCTCGCGGAGCACACCGGGCTGACCGAGGAAGAGGTGCAGCGGGGCAACGAAGCCCTGCACGGCTTCCGAGCCATCTCCCTCGACGCGAGTCTGCCCGCCGAGGGCGCGACCCTGTGCCTCGGCGACACCCTGGGTGCAGACGATGACGCCCTGGACCTGGTACTCGACCGCGAGGCCGCCAAAGCCGGCATCAGCAGCCTCCCCGAGCGCGAGAAGCGGGTGCTCTTTCTCCGCTTCTTCGCGGGGATGACGCAGAGCGCAATCGCCGCCGAACTCGGCATCTCGCAGATGCACGTATCACGCCTGATCGCTGAGTCCTGCCGACGGATCCGGGAGGACGCGAAAGGCCGAGACTCCTGA
- a CDS encoding FUSC family protein, protein MRRSVRSACIEAGPERDTLVQSLKAAGAAIAAWAVSGWWFQAPMALLAPWTAIAMVGSTVYQSVRTGIQQFAIIALGTLWASAAMAFTRDQTMTAMLLTLPFMMLLGNYRRFGSQGIYGATTALFVITGGVSSTSTVGHRLLETLIGAVIGLLVNAFVLPPVHLRSVRDRLVRLVRETADVLGTMAEGLREEDGLEKSEVWHHGAGGLTVSLQNVSEARRWAMEGSRWNPGGRLRRTGPKPPPFAEDMRWSRVCTRVLALTRTLKTISDDAELPPPSPDFLRLLSEVLRQVGHICSIETELLTGSGTGELCERRDAAFHEAWGTVGSLTDAFHRQEPSASAVGGELLLEARQLMTELAPSA, encoded by the coding sequence GTGCGCCGGTCGGTCCGCAGCGCGTGTATCGAGGCCGGTCCGGAGCGGGACACGCTCGTCCAGTCACTGAAGGCAGCGGGGGCGGCGATAGCCGCGTGGGCGGTGAGTGGGTGGTGGTTCCAGGCGCCGATGGCCCTGCTGGCTCCGTGGACGGCGATCGCGATGGTCGGCAGCACGGTGTACCAGTCGGTGCGCACCGGGATCCAGCAGTTCGCCATCATCGCCCTGGGCACCCTGTGGGCATCCGCGGCGATGGCCTTCACACGTGATCAGACCATGACCGCCATGCTGCTCACGTTGCCGTTCATGATGTTGCTCGGCAACTACCGGCGCTTCGGGAGCCAGGGCATCTACGGTGCCACCACAGCGCTCTTCGTCATCACCGGTGGGGTGTCCAGCACGTCCACGGTGGGGCACCGGCTCCTGGAGACGCTGATCGGTGCGGTGATCGGTCTTCTGGTCAACGCGTTCGTTCTCCCGCCGGTTCACCTGCGCAGCGTTCGTGACCGCCTCGTCCGTCTCGTGCGGGAGACGGCGGACGTGCTCGGCACCATGGCGGAAGGCCTCCGCGAGGAGGACGGGCTGGAGAAATCCGAGGTCTGGCATCACGGGGCCGGCGGCCTCACTGTCTCGCTGCAGAACGTGAGCGAGGCCCGCCGCTGGGCCATGGAGGGATCACGCTGGAACCCAGGAGGCCGACTGCGCCGCACGGGCCCGAAGCCCCCTCCGTTCGCCGAGGACATGCGGTGGAGCCGTGTCTGCACACGCGTCCTTGCCCTCACCCGCACGCTGAAGACGATCAGCGACGACGCGGAGCTTCCCCCGCCGTCGCCGGACTTCCTCCGGCTGCTGTCCGAGGTGCTGCGCCAGGTCGGCCACATCTGTTCCATCGAAACCGAACTGCTCACCGGGTCCGGCACCGGAGAGCTGTGTGAACGCCGTGACGCGGCGTTCCATGAGGCCTGGGGCACCGTCGGCTCCCTCACCGACGCCTTCCACCGCCAGGAACCATCGGCGTCGGCCGTCGGGGGCGAACTGCTGCTGGAAGCCCGCCAGCTGATGACGGAACTGGCACCCTCTGCCTGA
- a CDS encoding VOC family protein: MLRIGIPVLGVTDVGRAAAFWTAALHLDVSPQWYSETWRALSHRDGKGPILGLMHSTTPPEPRPRLHLDLFTDTVQEQSREVRRLVGLGARAVDWALYPPEPDFVVLADPDDNLFCVVDLSHAPSGGDQPAF; the protein is encoded by the coding sequence ATGCTGAGAATCGGAATTCCTGTCCTGGGCGTCACAGACGTTGGCCGCGCGGCTGCCTTCTGGACCGCAGCGCTGCACCTGGACGTCTCCCCGCAGTGGTACAGCGAAACATGGCGCGCCCTCAGCCACCGCGACGGCAAGGGCCCAATCCTCGGCCTGATGCACAGCACCACCCCACCCGAGCCCCGCCCCCGCCTTCACCTCGACCTCTTCACGGATACCGTCCAGGAACAAAGTCGAGAGGTCCGACGACTGGTCGGTCTCGGCGCGCGCGCCGTCGACTGGGCTCTCTACCCGCCGGAGCCCGACTTCGTCGTTCTGGCCGACCCGGATGACAACCTTTTCTGCGTGGTGGACCTGAGCCACGCTCCCAGCGGCGGTGACCAACCGGCTTTCTGA
- a CDS encoding flavodoxin family protein, translating into MRALALVCTLNASPAPSSSQYLAEQVIAQFARHDVQGEIVRVADYDVRPGIGVDMGDGDAWPALREKVLAADILLIATPIWLGHPSSVCQRVLERLNAESSETDDQGRPHTYGKVAAVAVVGNEDGAHKVSADVFQGLNDVGFSLAPGAVTYWVGEAMHGTDYQDLDETPDAVASTTKALAANATHLARLLADSPYPAA; encoded by the coding sequence ATGCGTGCTCTCGCCCTCGTCTGCACCCTGAATGCCTCACCCGCGCCCTCCAGCAGCCAGTATCTTGCCGAGCAGGTCATCGCCCAGTTCGCACGCCATGACGTACAGGGAGAGATCGTCCGGGTCGCCGACTACGACGTCCGCCCGGGGATCGGGGTGGACATGGGCGACGGCGACGCATGGCCGGCGCTGCGGGAGAAGGTTCTGGCCGCCGACATCCTCCTGATCGCCACGCCCATCTGGCTCGGCCACCCCTCCAGCGTCTGCCAGCGGGTCCTGGAACGCCTCAACGCCGAGTCCTCCGAGACCGACGACCAGGGCCGCCCGCACACCTACGGCAAGGTCGCCGCCGTCGCCGTCGTCGGCAACGAGGACGGCGCGCACAAGGTCAGCGCGGACGTGTTCCAGGGACTCAACGACGTCGGCTTCTCCCTCGCGCCTGGAGCAGTCACGTACTGGGTCGGCGAAGCCATGCACGGCACCGACTACCAGGACCTCGACGAGACACCCGACGCCGTCGCCTCCACCACCAAGGCACTCGCGGCCAACGCCACGCATCTGGCGCGCCTCCTCGCCGACAGCCCCTACCCGGCAGCCTGA
- a CDS encoding aminotransferase class I/II-fold pyridoxal phosphate-dependent enzyme — protein MTINHHEAPVLDALAAYRDRDELGFSPPGHKQARGASPSVRAVLGDAVFLGDVLATGGLDDRQEESSVLRRAEGLMADAVHADHTFFSTCGSSLSVKAAMLSVAAPHQKLLVGRDAHKSVIAGLILCGIEPVWLEPQWDTERHLAHPPSPSTLEKAFADHPDARGALITSPTPYGTAADLRAMADICHRRSKPLIVDEAWGAHLPFHPDLPSWAMDAGADVCVTSIHKMGSGLEQGSVFHLQGDLVDHDTLASRADLLGTTSPSVLLYAGIDGWRRQMVLEGHGLLSRALDLVATVRRRIEEIEGMHVNGPDDFCGPGAAAEFDPLPVIIDIEATGTTGYRAADWLRKHHHIDMHLVDHRRISAQFTHADDKDTADRLLTALQDLTRHAHTLRHAPEVHVPTPAELRPDQVCLPRDAYFAQTRDVPASEAVGRVAAEMLTPYPPGIPAVLPGERITEPLLRYLRSGVEAGMNIPDPADSTLQTIRVRAEDN, from the coding sequence ATGACCATCAACCATCACGAAGCGCCGGTTCTCGACGCTCTCGCGGCCTACCGCGACAGGGACGAGCTGGGCTTCTCCCCGCCCGGTCACAAACAGGCGCGAGGTGCCTCCCCATCTGTGCGCGCCGTGCTGGGCGACGCGGTGTTCCTCGGAGACGTCCTCGCCACAGGAGGTCTCGACGACCGTCAGGAAGAATCCTCCGTACTACGGAGGGCCGAAGGCCTCATGGCCGACGCCGTCCACGCGGATCACACCTTCTTCTCCACCTGCGGCAGCTCCCTGTCGGTCAAGGCCGCCATGCTCAGCGTCGCCGCACCCCACCAGAAGCTGCTGGTCGGCAGGGACGCCCACAAGTCCGTCATCGCCGGCCTCATCCTCTGCGGCATCGAGCCCGTCTGGCTGGAACCACAGTGGGACACGGAACGCCACCTCGCACACCCGCCCTCCCCCTCCACCCTGGAGAAAGCCTTCGCGGACCACCCGGACGCACGCGGAGCCCTGATCACCAGCCCCACCCCCTACGGCACGGCGGCCGACCTACGCGCCATGGCCGACATCTGCCACCGGCGCTCCAAGCCACTGATCGTCGACGAAGCCTGGGGCGCCCACCTGCCCTTCCACCCGGACCTGCCGTCCTGGGCCATGGACGCCGGCGCCGACGTCTGCGTCACCAGCATCCACAAAATGGGCAGCGGCCTCGAACAAGGCTCCGTCTTCCACCTCCAGGGCGACCTGGTGGACCACGACACCCTCGCCTCACGGGCCGACCTCCTCGGCACGACCAGCCCCTCGGTGCTGCTCTACGCCGGAATCGACGGCTGGCGCCGACAGATGGTCCTGGAAGGACACGGACTGCTCTCCCGGGCACTCGACCTCGTAGCGACGGTGCGCCGGCGGATCGAGGAGATCGAGGGAATGCACGTCAACGGGCCAGACGACTTCTGCGGACCCGGCGCCGCCGCCGAGTTCGACCCGCTGCCCGTGATCATCGACATCGAGGCCACGGGCACCACCGGCTACCGGGCCGCCGACTGGCTGCGCAAGCACCACCACATCGACATGCACCTCGTGGACCACCGCCGGATCAGCGCCCAGTTCACCCACGCCGACGACAAGGACACCGCCGACCGGCTGCTGACGGCCCTACAGGACCTGACCCGCCACGCGCACACGCTCCGCCACGCTCCCGAGGTGCACGTGCCCACACCCGCCGAGCTCCGTCCCGACCAGGTATGCCTGCCGCGTGACGCCTACTTCGCCCAGACGCGGGACGTCCCGGCGTCGGAAGCCGTGGGCCGCGTCGCCGCCGAGATGCTCACGCCCTACCCTCCCGGCATCCCGGCCGTGCTGCCCGGCGAGCGGATCACCGAACCCCTCCTGCGCTACCTGCGCTCCGGCGTCGAAGCCGGCATGAACATTCCCGACCCCGCCGACTCCACCCTTCAGACCATCCGCGTCCGCGCCGAAGACAACTGA
- a CDS encoding SDR family oxidoreductase: MASSEQPQDPNRAHPRPDFPQQDQEHPGWTGPMDPPPDHGEESYVGSGLLDGRRTVITGGDSGIGRAVALAYAREGADVVFTHLPEEGKEAAETVRLVEQAGRRAVPVVCDIRDEKQCRSLIEDAVSEFGRIDVLVNNAAYQMSQPDGISAISTEQFDRVMRTNLYGTFWLCKSALPHIPPGGSIINTTSVQAYKPSPHLLDYAMTKGAIVTFTQGLAQMLASEGIRVNAVAPGPVWTPLIPATLPDTAEFGKQSPLGRPAQPAEMAPAYVFLASANASFITGEIMNATGGTPLP; encoded by the coding sequence ATGGCAAGCAGCGAACAACCGCAGGACCCCAACCGGGCCCACCCCCGCCCCGACTTCCCTCAGCAAGACCAGGAGCACCCGGGCTGGACCGGCCCTATGGACCCGCCACCCGACCACGGCGAGGAGTCCTACGTCGGCTCCGGCCTGCTCGACGGGCGTAGGACCGTCATTACCGGAGGCGACTCCGGTATCGGCCGCGCGGTCGCCCTGGCCTACGCCCGCGAGGGTGCGGACGTGGTCTTCACCCACCTCCCCGAAGAGGGGAAGGAAGCCGCGGAGACTGTTCGACTGGTGGAGCAAGCGGGCCGCAGGGCGGTCCCCGTCGTCTGTGACATCCGGGACGAGAAGCAGTGCCGCTCGCTCATCGAGGACGCCGTTTCCGAGTTCGGCCGCATCGATGTCCTGGTGAACAACGCTGCCTACCAGATGTCGCAGCCCGACGGGATCTCCGCGATCTCCACCGAGCAGTTCGACCGGGTGATGCGCACCAACCTCTACGGCACGTTCTGGCTGTGCAAGAGCGCCCTGCCGCACATTCCGCCAGGAGGGTCGATCATCAACACCACCTCGGTGCAGGCGTACAAGCCGAGCCCTCATCTCCTCGACTACGCGATGACCAAGGGGGCGATCGTCACCTTCACCCAGGGCCTGGCCCAGATGCTGGCCTCCGAGGGCATCCGCGTCAACGCCGTCGCCCCGGGCCCCGTCTGGACCCCGCTTATCCCGGCGACGCTGCCCGACACCGCCGAGTTCGGCAAGCAGAGCCCGCTTGGCCGGCCCGCGCAGCCTGCGGAGATGGCTCCCGCCTACGTCTTCCTGGCCTCCGCGAACGCCTCGTTCATCACCGGCGAGATCATGAACGCCACCGGCGGCACGCCTCTCCCCTGA
- a CDS encoding SDR family oxidoreductase, whose amino-acid sequence MKNNGPHPGKRVVVTGATGNVGTSVVRALAADPGIGSVLGLARRRPGLQIPKVEWDTVDLSRTDSEGRLAGLVRGADAVVHLAWRFQPTHDPVVTWQSNVLGSRRVFEAVARSGVPALVHASSVGAYSPGPKDEPGVDEEWPTDGWPDAAYCREKAYLERVLDTFELRHPQIRVVRLRPGFLFKETAAPEQRRIFAGRYAPGPLLRPDLLPFVPDLDGLRFQVLHTDDAADAYRLAVLGDVRGPFNLAADPVIDARRLADLLDARIVRIPRALVRTALSAAWRAHTVPASPHLFDAVLRLPVLDSGRARDVLGWQPTRTAEDALNAFLRGVREGTGEDTAPLAGRKIG is encoded by the coding sequence ATGAAGAACAACGGCCCCCATCCCGGCAAGCGGGTCGTGGTCACGGGAGCCACCGGCAACGTGGGCACCAGCGTGGTCCGCGCGCTCGCCGCCGACCCGGGCATCGGCTCGGTCCTGGGGCTGGCCCGCAGGCGGCCCGGGCTTCAGATCCCGAAGGTGGAGTGGGACACCGTCGACCTGTCCCGGACCGACAGCGAGGGCCGGCTCGCCGGTCTCGTGCGCGGCGCCGATGCCGTCGTCCACCTGGCCTGGCGCTTTCAGCCCACCCACGACCCGGTCGTGACGTGGCAGAGCAACGTGCTGGGCTCCCGGCGAGTCTTCGAGGCCGTGGCACGCAGCGGGGTTCCCGCCCTGGTGCACGCCTCGTCCGTCGGCGCCTACTCCCCGGGACCGAAGGACGAACCCGGCGTCGACGAGGAGTGGCCCACCGACGGCTGGCCGGACGCGGCCTACTGCCGGGAGAAGGCTTACCTGGAACGGGTCCTGGACACCTTCGAACTGCGCCACCCACAGATCCGGGTGGTCCGGCTGCGCCCCGGATTCCTCTTCAAGGAGACGGCCGCCCCCGAGCAGCGGCGGATCTTCGCCGGCCGCTACGCCCCGGGCCCCCTCCTGCGGCCCGACCTGCTGCCCTTCGTGCCCGACCTGGACGGACTACGTTTCCAGGTCCTCCACACCGACGATGCCGCCGATGCCTACCGGCTGGCCGTGCTCGGCGACGTACGGGGCCCCTTCAACCTGGCGGCAGACCCGGTCATCGACGCCCGCAGGCTGGCGGACCTGCTCGATGCCCGGATCGTGCGGATCCCCCGGGCCCTGGTGCGCACCGCACTCTCGGCCGCCTGGCGGGCCCACACCGTACCGGCTTCCCCGCACCTGTTCGACGCGGTGCTACGCCTGCCCGTACTGGACTCCGGCCGGGCCCGCGACGTACTGGGCTGGCAGCCCACCCGTACGGCGGAGGACGCACTGAACGCCTTCCTGAGAGGAGTACGTGAAGGCACCGGCGAAGACACGGCACCGTTGGCCGGCCGAAAGATCGGCTGA
- a CDS encoding alcohol dehydrogenase catalytic domain-containing protein, translating into MRALTYQGKRDVRVETVPDPRIEDPTDIIVKITSTGICGSDLHLYEVLGPYLDPGDILGHEPMGVVEEVGREVTAVAPGDRVVIPFNVSCGHCYMCGQGLHSQCETTQVRERGTGASLFGYTKLYGQVPGGQAEYLRVPFGNDLPIKVPHGPSDDRFVYLSDVLPTAWQAVEYADIPPGGSVTVLGLGPIGAMAARIALHRGAGLVIGVDLVPDRLERASRHGATCLDLRRFGENLGDAVRDLTGGRGTDAVIDAVGMEAHGSPVAKAAHTAVGLLPDALAQRMMETAGIDRLAALHAAIDLVRRGGTISVSGVYGGSADPMPMLTMFDKQIQLRMGQANVKRWVDDLLPLLTDDDPLGVDSFATHHLPLEEGPKAYETFQNKADGMIKTLLVP; encoded by the coding sequence ATGCGCGCACTGACCTACCAGGGAAAGCGGGATGTCCGGGTGGAGACGGTCCCGGACCCACGGATCGAGGATCCGACGGACATCATCGTCAAGATCACGTCCACCGGGATCTGCGGCTCCGATCTGCATCTCTACGAGGTCCTCGGGCCCTACCTCGACCCGGGCGACATCCTGGGACACGAACCCATGGGAGTCGTCGAGGAGGTCGGCCGCGAGGTGACCGCCGTCGCTCCGGGGGACCGGGTCGTGATCCCCTTCAACGTGTCCTGCGGGCACTGCTACATGTGCGGGCAGGGGCTGCACTCGCAGTGCGAGACGACCCAGGTGCGCGAGCGCGGCACAGGTGCGTCCCTGTTCGGGTACACCAAGCTCTACGGGCAGGTGCCCGGAGGCCAGGCCGAGTACCTGCGGGTCCCCTTCGGCAACGACCTGCCCATCAAGGTCCCGCACGGCCCTTCGGACGACCGGTTCGTGTATCTCTCCGATGTCCTGCCCACCGCCTGGCAGGCCGTGGAGTACGCGGACATCCCGCCCGGCGGCAGCGTCACCGTCCTGGGCCTCGGCCCGATCGGCGCCATGGCCGCACGGATCGCCCTCCACCGCGGCGCCGGTCTCGTCATCGGCGTGGACCTGGTCCCCGACCGGCTCGAACGGGCGAGCAGGCACGGCGCCACCTGCCTCGACCTGCGCCGCTTCGGCGAAAACCTCGGGGATGCCGTCCGCGACCTCACGGGTGGGCGCGGCACCGACGCGGTGATCGACGCGGTCGGCATGGAGGCCCACGGCTCACCCGTGGCCAAGGCGGCACACACGGCGGTCGGCCTGCTGCCCGACGCCCTCGCCCAGCGCATGATGGAGACAGCGGGCATCGACCGCCTCGCCGCGCTGCACGCGGCGATCGACCTGGTGCGCCGGGGCGGCACGATCTCCGTCTCCGGCGTGTACGGCGGCTCCGCCGACCCGATGCCGATGCTGACCATGTTCGACAAGCAGATCCAGCTGCGCATGGGGCAGGCCAACGTCAAGCGCTGGGTGGATGACCTGCTGCCCCTGCTTACCGACGACGACCCGCTGGGCGTGGACTCCTTCGCCACTCACCACCTGCCGCTGGAAGAGGGACCGAAGGCTTACGAGACGTTCCAGAATAAGGCGGACGGCATGATCAAAACCCTGCTCGTCCCCTGA
- a CDS encoding VOC family protein, whose product MTEAPPQIDTLVIDADSPERLAAFWSELLSRPIVDRTGPYIWLRRKNGLGLGFQQAGEPRPGKNRMHLDLASPDPAAEQRRVEALGGRRLEEYTDGGFLVMADPEGNEFCIIPEGSGSVGLDDQGHAHYLD is encoded by the coding sequence ATGACAGAAGCACCTCCGCAGATCGACACCCTCGTCATCGACGCCGACAGCCCCGAGCGCCTCGCCGCGTTCTGGTCGGAGCTGCTCTCCCGACCCATCGTGGACCGCACGGGCCCCTATATCTGGCTGCGGCGGAAGAACGGCCTGGGACTGGGCTTTCAGCAGGCCGGTGAACCCAGGCCAGGGAAGAACCGCATGCACCTCGACCTCGCCTCCCCAGATCCGGCGGCCGAGCAGCGGCGGGTCGAGGCACTCGGAGGAAGACGCCTGGAGGAATACACCGATGGCGGCTTTCTGGTGATGGCCGACCCCGAGGGCAACGAGTTCTGCATCATCCCGGAGGGATCCGGCTCCGTGGGCCTCGACGACCAGGGGCATGCCCACTACCTCGACTGA
- a CDS encoding TIGR03557 family F420-dependent LLM class oxidoreductase has protein sequence MQVGYKLAAEAFGPAELVRQAVLAEEAGFDFVEISDHYHPWLDNQGHSPFAWTVLGSIAARTSRIGLATGVTCPTVRYHPAIIAQAAATLALLSEGRFVLGVGSGERLNEHVVGPGFPDAVHPRHEMLTEALEIIRLLWSGGYRSYEGKHLRLQDARVFDLPDELPLIAVAASGHLSTRIAAELGDGLFATEDKPSIIQHYRDAGGAGPCYGEVPMAWAPDAHTAARAALETSRWALTGWKVMSELPNPVNFDAATTTVREEDILKKFACGADPGRYIEVAQSYVDAGFDRLVMQNAGPDPDGFIDFYRRELDGRIRQLRPNDARS, from the coding sequence ATGCAGGTGGGATACAAGCTGGCGGCGGAGGCATTCGGCCCGGCGGAGCTGGTCAGGCAGGCTGTGCTCGCCGAGGAGGCGGGATTCGACTTCGTCGAGATCAGCGATCACTACCACCCCTGGCTCGACAACCAGGGGCACTCACCGTTCGCCTGGACAGTGCTGGGAAGCATCGCGGCCAGGACATCGCGGATCGGTCTGGCGACCGGAGTCACGTGTCCCACCGTGCGCTACCACCCCGCCATCATCGCTCAGGCCGCCGCGACACTCGCCCTGCTCTCGGAAGGCCGCTTCGTCCTGGGCGTCGGCTCCGGGGAGCGGCTCAACGAACACGTCGTCGGCCCCGGGTTCCCGGACGCGGTCCATCCCCGGCACGAGATGCTCACCGAAGCCCTGGAGATCATCCGGCTGCTCTGGAGCGGTGGGTACCGGTCCTACGAGGGCAAGCATCTGCGGCTCCAGGACGCCCGGGTCTTCGACCTCCCCGACGAACTTCCCCTGATCGCCGTGGCCGCCAGCGGTCATTTGTCGACCCGCATCGCCGCCGAGCTGGGTGACGGCCTGTTCGCCACGGAGGACAAGCCGAGCATCATCCAGCACTACCGTGACGCCGGGGGAGCCGGCCCGTGCTACGGCGAGGTCCCGATGGCCTGGGCGCCCGACGCGCACACCGCCGCCCGCGCCGCTCTCGAGACCTCGCGGTGGGCGCTGACCGGGTGGAAAGTGATGAGTGAGCTGCCCAATCCGGTCAACTTCGATGCCGCGACCACCACCGTGCGCGAGGAGGACATCCTGAAGAAGTTCGCCTGCGGAGCAGACCCTGGACGCTACATCGAGGTCGCCCAGAGCTACGTCGACGCGGGCTTCGACAGGCTGGTCATGCAGAACGCGGGCCCCGACCCCGACGGCTTCATCGACTTCTACCGACGTGAGCTCGACGGACGCATCCGACAGCTCAGGCCGAACGACGCGCGATCCTGA